One stretch of Xiphophorus hellerii strain 12219 chromosome 21, Xiphophorus_hellerii-4.1, whole genome shotgun sequence DNA includes these proteins:
- the LOC116712262 gene encoding ADP-ribose glycohydrolase OARD1-like produces MCKTEKLYQSTNWTLKYVTGDLFSCPRDESLAHCISEDCRMGAGIAVMFKKKFGRVSELKEQKKLPGQCAVLTHDQRFIYYLITKKKASQKPTYVNLRQSLEDMKSHCLENGVNRISIPRIGCGLDQLQWSKVSKILEQIFKETNISITVYSLPCVGSKLQMHAV; encoded by the exons ATGTGCAAAACTGAGAAACTCTATCAATCAACCAACTGGACATTAAAGTATGTCACCGGAGATTTGTTCTCCTGTCCACGCGATGAATCCTTGGCCCACTGCATCAGTGAAGACTGTCGCATGGGAGCAGGCATAGCGGTGATGTTCAAGAAGAAGTTTGGTCGAGTCTCAGAGTTAAAGGAGCAGA AGAAGCTTCCAGGGCAGTGTGCTGTCCTGACACATGATCAACGTTTCATCTACTATCTG atcacaaagaaaaaagccagCCAGAAACCCACGTATGTCAACCTAAGACAGAGTCTGGAAGACATGAAATCTCACTGCTTAGAAAATGGTGTCAATAGGATATCAATACCTCG AATTGGCTGTGGCCTGGACCAGCTGCAATGGTCAAAGGTGTCAAAGATCCTGGagcagatctttaaagagacaaatatcTCCATCACAGTGTACAGCCTGCCCTGTGTTGGGTCAAAGCTTCAAATGCATGCCGTgtag